The genomic interval GAAATGGCCAGATTAGGTGCAGGGGTAATGCAGCCTAGATCTGTCGAAATGGGCAAGTATTTTAATATTCCCATTCATGTTCGTTCAACGTTTACTACACAACCGGGTACTTTTATTAGGGAGGAATATACAATGGAAGATAAAGAGTTTACAATTAGAGGCGTTGCACATGATAATGATGTGGCAAAGATTGCTGTATTAGGTGTTCCTAATAATCCTGGAATTGCACATGCTATTTTTTCTGCACTTGCGGATGCAAATGTTGATGTTGATATGATTGTACAAAGTATCCGTAATATTGAGAAAAATGTAACAGACATGGTGTTTACTGTTGCAATTACAGACTTACCAGAGGCAAAGAAGCTTGTCGATAAAGTAGCCGAAGATTTAAATGCAATTGCTGTGCTCATTGAAGAAGATGTTGCAAAAGTTTCTATTGTAGGTGCAGGCATGTTGGGCAGCCCTGGGATAGCAGCTAGGATGTTTGGTGCGTTATCAAAAGCTGGAGTTAATATTGAGGTAATTAGTACCTCTGAAATCAGTATATCGTGTCTAATAAAAAATACGAAATTGCAGGAAGCAGTAAATGCAATTCATGAGGAATTTTTTCCGGCGAAATAATATTGAAAAGTTCATATGCTAGCTGCTCTGATGAGTAGCTAGTTTTCTTGTGTGTGTTATATATAGGTTAAAAAGAAATTCAATGTTTTATAAAATATAAGACATTTGATTATTTAAAATATTAATTTTATTTGCCAAAATGGCTATTAGGGGGAGAAATAAATGTTAACTAGTATTGCTGCATCTCATTCAAAGGGAAAATTTGCAACTGACAAGATTTTTGGAGCAAGTGGTGCTGCTGTAAAGGCTTGTGAACAATATGGTAAAGAGAAAGTTGTAAACGCTACAATTGGCGCTATTATGGATGATAACGAAAATTTGACTTGTATACCTACAGTGGAAAAAGTGTTGCGTGGGTTACCAATCCAAGAATTGATCGCTTATGCGCCGATTTCTGGTTTGCCTGAGTATTTGCAAGCTACAATTAATCTTGCCTTTGCAGATAATAAACCAGAAGCATATTTTAATTCAGTTGCTACTGCAGGTGGCAGCGGGGTTATTCATCATACGATTTGGAACTATTCTGAAATAGGAGATACGGTACTTACTTCTGATTGGTACTGGGGACCATACAATGTTCTTTGTAAAGAAGCTTTGAGAAATTTAGATACATATCAATTATTTGATGAAAATCAAAATTTTAATATTAAGGGATTTGAGTCTAAAGTAAATGAAATCTTGGCAAAACAAAGTTCTATCGTCATTATAATTAATACGCCAGCACATAATCCAACAGGGTTTAGCCTGACTGATGAAGATTGGACTAAAGTACTAGATGTATGTAAAGCACAGGCAAAGAATCCGGATAAAAAGATTACGATTTTAGTTGATATTGCGTATATTGATTATGCTGGTGAAAAGAACGAATCGCGTAAATTTTTACGGAAGTTTAGCAACTTACCAGAAAATATTCTGGGGATTTTAGCGTTTAGTATGTCGAAAGGATATACGATGTATGGACAACGTACAGGTGCTATGATCGGTATATCTTCTAGTAAAGCAATTATTGAGGAATTTGCAGCGATTAACCAATATACAAGTCGTGCGACTTGGTCAAATATTAATCGTGGTGCAATGCGCCTTTTAACAACAATTGATCAAGATAAAACATTACTTGCGCAGTTTGAAGCAGAGCGCGATGTTTTATATAAAATGATTCGTGAACGTGCAAGTATCTTTATGGAAGAATCTAAAGCATGCGGATTAAATGTACTTCCATATAGGGCAGGCTTCTTTATTTCTATTCCAGCAGATGACCCAGATGCTGTTTGCGAAAAGTTACATGATGATTTAATTTTTGCAGTACCATTGAAGATGGGCGTTCGAATTGCTGTTTGTGCAATATCTGCAGCTAAGGTAAAAGGGATGGCAGAAAAAACATTAAAAGCAATGCAATATGTTGCAAATAAATAAATTTATTTAATTTTTATAAACTTACTTATAATTTTATCTATAAGTAAGTTTATTTTTTTGGATATAATAATATAAATATAAAAGTGGGTATATTTGAAGTGGAAAGTTTAAAATATTTTCCAAATCGTCAAATAAAGAGAATTTTAATACAAAATATATGAAAAAATATGTAATTTGTACGCCCAATTTTTGATATTGTGTAATTTTGTGAATAATGATATAGTAAAAAGTATGGTCAAATCTACAGGGAAACTAACAAAGATTTTGGGGGGCAAAACAAAATATGTTTAACTTCAAGCACAAAGATGACGAGTTTTTTGATTTATTTGTTGATAGTGCTAATTACTTTAATAAGGGTGCCTTGTTAATGAATGAAGTAATGAGGGATTATAACAAAGCTGAAAGTAAAATGAAGGAAATTATTGACCTTGAGCATGATGCAGATGATATTAATGATCGTATTATCGACAAATTAAATCAAACTTTTATTACGCCTATCGATCGCGAAGATATTTATGCATTGGCAAATGGGCTTGATGATGGTGTGGATTTCTTGCAAGGCACGATTCAAAGGATGGTGCTTTATCGTACTGGAGAAGCGAGGGATGGCGCTATAGAATTGACACAATTACTTATAGAGAGTACCGATGAATTGGTGAAGGCGTTTACATTATTGAAAAATATTAAGACCAATCAGCATAAGATCTTGGATCATACACGGCGAATTGAAAAATTAGAGAGTGAAGGCGATCGCTTGTATCGTAAAGAAGTAGCACATCTATTTGATTCATGTGTAAACCCAATTGAGGTCATCAAGTGGAAAGAAGTTTTAGAATACCTGGAAAATACATTAGACCACTGTGAGGATATTTCAGATCTAATTAGAGGTGTGGTAATGAAATATGCTTGAGTTACAGTATTTAATTTTTACTGTTGTTGCTTTAGCGTTATTGTTTGACTATATCAATGGGTTTCATGATACAGCGAATGCGATTGCAACATCAGTATCCACGAGGGCACTTCCACCAAAAGTAGCGATTATGATGGCTGCTTGTTTAAATTTTCTTGGGGCTATGTATAGTACAGGCGTTGCCAAAACAATTGGTGGCGATATTGTAAGTTCTGCGCAGCATGTCGATGAAAAAGTGATCATTGCTGCTTTAATTGGTTCAATTATATGGAATTTGGCTACATGGTGGTTTGGCATTCCAAGTAGTTCGTCACATGCGCTTGTTGGCGGTATCGTTGGCGCAGTTTTAGTTTCGGCTGGGCCTATAGGACTTAATTTTTATGGTATTTTTAAAATTGTATTGTCTTTAATTTTTTCACCTATTATTGCAATTGCAAGTGGGTTTGTCATTATGATGTTACTATATTGGATTTTTGGTAGTTTCTCACCGTCTACAATCAATAATAAATTTAAAAGAATGCAGATATTATCTGCAGCGATGATGTCTTTTTCACATGGTTCGAATGATGCCCAAAAGGCAATGGGAATTATAACATTAGCATTGTTGAGCGGCGGATATGTAAGTTCTTTAGAAGTTCCTACTTGGGTTAAAATTGCCGCTGCAACTTCTATGGGGTGTGGTACTGCAGCTGGTGGCTGGAAGATTATAAAAACTATGGGTGGAAAGATTTTTAAGCTGGAACCGATTAGTGGCTTTGCAGCAGATTTGAATTCTTCTATTGTTGTATTTAGTGCAACATTATTGCATTTACCAGTAAGCACAACCCATGTTGTATCTGGTTCTATTATGGGGGTAGGAAGTGCAAAACGTATTAGTGCAGTACGTTGGGGAGTAGCCCAACAGATGGTGGTAGCATGGATTTTGACGATTCCTTGTACCGCAGCGATGGGCGCTATTATCTATTTTTTTGTCAAATATATATTTGGTTAATTTAAATTTTGCTAGCAAAAGTAAGATGAAAAGTATACTATTATAGTAGTATGCTTTTTATTTTTTTGTTGGAGGATTTTTAAATGATAAAAGAAGAAATTTTAGTTGATGTAAAAAACCAGAAAAAAATTAAGTGTAAAAAATATATAACTTTGCAAGAGATAAGTGAATCGTTTAAAGAATCTTATGAAACTTTAGTTGTTGCTGCAAAAGTGGATCATGTAATGAAAGATCTGCAAAATTACTTGGTAGAAGATTCTAAAGTTGAATTTATAGATATGTCGAGTGAAGATGGAATAAAAGTATATCAACGTTCTGTTACTTTTTTAATGATTACAGCCGTGCATGAGCTTTTTCAAGACGTTGAAATCACTGTGGAGCATTCATTAAGTAGAGGATTGTATTGTGAAGTTTATTTAGGTCGAGATCTTACGCAGGAAGATGTCTATAAAATTGAAGTAAGGATGCGTGAGATTGTCAAAGAAAATCGTCCAATCATCAAAAAATTTTTGCCGAAAGATGATGTGATTGAATTATTTAATCAGAGCGGACAATTAGAACGAGTAGAGCTGATTGCGTCATTGAATCGAGAAACAGTAAGTGTCTATTATTGTGGTGATTTTTATGATTATTTATATGGACCAATGGTTTCTGAAACGGGTGTATTGACAGTATTTTCACTTGATTTCTATAAGCCTGGGATGATTATTCGGGTACCAGAGGCGAAAAATCCATTCGTTGTATCAGCGTTTCAGGAACAAGCTAAATTGGCACATATTTTTGCTGAAGCCGAAAAATGGTCGCAAATATTAAACTGTAATTATGTAGCGAAGTTGAACGCATATCATAAAGAAGGGAATATTGGTGATATTATTCGTGTGTCCGAGGCTTTGCACGAAAAGAAAATTGCACAGATTGCCGATTTTATTGCGGGACATATTGAAAAAGTTAGGCTTATATTAATCGCAGGGCCTTCTTCTTCAGGAAAAACTACTTTTGCACAGCGGCTAGGTATTCAACTAAGGGTAAATGGTATAGTACCTGTATCGATTTCATTAGATGATTATTTCTTAGATCGTATTTATACGCCAAGAGACGCACAGGGTGAATATGATTTTGAGGCACTTGAAGCATTGGATCTAGAGTTGTTTAATGAACATTTGCTTCGTTTATTAAAGGGAGAAGCCGTTGAGGTTCCGTACTATAATTTTTTAACTGGTAAACGAGAATATCGAGGTAATATTCTTAAGTTAGGAAAAGATCAGCCTGTTATTGTTGAGGGAATTCACGGATTGAATGAGGCGCTAACAAAAGGGATTCCGCGTGAGAATAAATATAAAATTTATATTAGTGCATTAACACAGCTGGCGATTGATGGGCATAATAGGGTTCCTACTACAGACGCACGTTTAATCCGGCGTATGGTTCGCGATCATCAATTTAGAGGGTCAAACGCACTTAAAACAATTAAGCAATGGCCGTCAGTAAGAAATGGTGAGGAGAAAAATATTTTTCCATTTCAAGAGGATGCGGATATTATGTTTAATTCTGCTCTAATTTATGAATTAGGAGTTTTAAAGAAATACGCAAAACCATTATTGGAAGCGGTTGATCAAAGCTTGCCCGAATATGCAGAAGCTATTAGACTTTTAGATTTTCTAGAATATTTTGATGATATCGTTGAAGAGAATGAAATTCCAACAAATTCTATTATTCAAGAGTTTATTGGTAATTCTTGCTTTTTTTAATACAAATAGGCTGCCGCAATAGAAAAATTGCGACAGCCTATTTGGGCTCTGTTTAATTTTTGAATACATTTTGCGAGATTTATGAAATCCATTCACGAGGTGATTTTTTAAATAATTTTTTAAAAGCACGTAGAAAATTTGAATAATCATGAAATCCACATTGCGTGGCTGCTTTAGTTATGGGAATGCCTTGTTTTATTAAATTAGCCGTTACTATAAGCCGTTTTTGCAGAACATAATTGTGTAGGCTATAGCCGGTCGCTTTTTTGAATTTATGCATCATATAATATCGGCTGAGAAAAAATTTTTCAGCAAGAAATGTAATAGAAATATCTTCTGCTAAATGTTCATTAATATAATTTAAAATTTTTTCTATTTGTTTGTCATAGGTAATTGCATCATCAAGGTTATAAGCTTGATGATTAAGTTGCATTCGATTCAGGTAAATCATCAATTGAATAAATAATGCTTTGCTTAATAAATTACTGCCGAATTCTGTTGTTGTCAAAGATGTCTCTAACTCTGTTAGCACCGTTTTCATTTTATCTCTGGCGGTGGATGACTCTAGACGAATTAAGTTTGATTTTTTTTCCTTTGCTACTTGAAAACATCTAGCAATATCACAGTCTTTATGGCGGTAGGCTTCGATTAGGTGCATATTTGCCCAAATAATGATCCTTTCGTAGGTCTCGGAAGGATCAATCAAAGGTTTATGTATATCATGGTTATCGACTAGTAAGATATCACCAGGTTTTAAAATATAAGATTTACCTTCAATCAGGTAAGTGACTTTTCCCGATAAAAAGAAGATAATTTTTTTAAAATCATGATAGTGGAATTCAAATTCTTGCTGCTTTTTATCACGTAAATGAAAAACCCGAAAATCGTGGTTTAAGTAACCAGATCTATTATTCGCGTATCGATTGTACATATAATACCTCCAAATTCATAGAGCAATGGAATATAGAGCACTTTTTGCAATGTTTTAAGCAATATATGCGCTATTAATAGTAAAAATGTTGTATATAATATATTATAAGATGAGTATTTGATAAAAGATACTTTTATTTATAAATAGAATTTAAAATTCTTAGGAGGTTGAAGATATGAAGTTTTATTTTTCAAAGTGGCATGGGATTGGCAATGATTTTATTATTGTAGATGGTAGTAAAGAACAAATTGAAGATTATCATAAAACAGCACTTGAAGTTTGTGATCGACATTTTGGAATTGGTGCAGATGGGCTGGTCATGATTTTACCGTCAGAAATAGCGGATTTTAAAATGCGTATTTTTAATTCTGATGGCAGTGAAGCAGAAATGTGTGGGAATGCAACACGTTGTATCGCACGGTACTTGTATGAAGAAAAATTGACCTTAAAGACTAAGATTAGTATTGAAACAAAAGCAGGTATTATTAAACCGGAGCTTATTTTTAAAAATGGAAAGTTCGAAACAGTAAAAGTTGATATGGGAGAACCTATTCTAAAGGCTGAAGACATTCCTGTCTCTGGCTTTGGCAAGGAGGAGGTAATTCATAAACCATTAACAATTTTAGATAAAACTTATGATATTACATGTGTATCTATGGGAAATCCTCATTGTGTAATTTTCGTTGAAGATATCAATGAAATAGATCTTGAAAAAATAGGTCCGATGATCGAAACAGCACAGATTTTCCCAAGAAAAATTAATGTAGAATTTGTTGAAGTGAAGAATAAAGATCACCTTAGAATGCGCGTGTGGGAGAGAGGGGCAGGAATTACCTTAGCGTGTGGAACTGGATCTTGTGCAACGATCGTAGCTGCGATTCTTAATAAAAAAATAGAAGGGCGCAGTGCAAAAATTGAATTAGATGGTGGAGATTTATTTGTCGAATGGGGCGTAGATCAACACGTCTATTTATCTGGCCCGGCTGAAGAAGTTTTTCGGGGAAATTATATAAAATAAAAATAAAAAGAGCTAGAAGTTCATAAAATGAATTTCTAGCTCTTTTTATTTACAAACTGAAGGCATGTACTAGAAGTACATGCCTAATATATTATAAATTAACGATGTTTTTTGAAGAATTCCAACGCAACTTCTGGGAATAATGCGTAAGAAAGAACGTCTTCAGTGGAAGCATTTGGATAACCTTTTTCAGCTAATTCTGCTTTTAATTTTTCCATTTGTGGTTCGATATCATCTGCCGGACGATAATCAATAATCTTTTCATCGCCAATGATTAATTCACGTACTTCATCAGCAACTGGCATTGGAGTTTTACCATATTTACCGCGTGCTAAATCTTTAACTTCGCGAGGTACAATAGCGTAACGTTTACCCATCATGACATTAAATGTTGCCATAGAACCAACGATTTGGCTGGATGGAGTTACTAATGGAGGATAGCCAAGGTCAGCACGAACGCGAGGCATTTCTTCAAGCAAATCTTGATATTTGTCTTCCATACCTTGCTCTTTAAGTTGATTGTAAAGATTTGAAAGCATGCCGCCAGGAATTTGGAAGTCAAGTACATTAGGGTCAACATCAAAATGATTTTTAAGTTTGAATTCACCAATAACTTTATTTTTCACACTTAAGAAATGTTGAGCAATAGGAGTTAATGCTTTACGATTGATGCCTGTATCGTATTCAGTTCCCTCTAATGCAGCAATCATTGTTTCTGTACAAGGTTGTGATGTACCAAGTGAGAATGGTGATAATGCACAATCTATAATATCTACACCAGCTTCAATTGCTTTCATGTAAGTCATGGAACCAAAGCCACTAGTATAATGTGTATGCAATTCAATTGGTAATTTAACAGCCGCTTTCAAGGATTTAACAAGATCTTCTGCAACATAAGGTTTTAATAAACCTGACATATCTTTGATACAGATAGAATGAACGCCCATTTTTTCTAATTCTTTCGCAAGATCCACAAAAGTTTGATTCGTATGGTAAGGGCTGATTGTGTAAACAAGAGTACCTTGTACATGTGCTTTATATTTTATCCCTGCTTCGATTGCGACTTTTATATTCCGTACATCATTTAAGGCGTCAAATACACGAATGATACTAACACCATGTTCTACAGCTTTCTTTACAAATTCGTCTACAACATCATCTGCATAATGGTTATATCCTAGAATATTTTGACCTCTTAATAACATCGAGATTGGAGTTTTTAAGTGTTTTTTAAGTGTGTCCAAACGTTCCCATGGATCTTCACCTAAGAAACGTAAGCAACTATCAAATGTGGCACCGCCCCAAGCTTCAATTGCATAAAATCCTGCTTCGTCAAGTGCTTCTAATTGTGGCAACATATCTTCAATACGCATGCGCGTAGCAGTCAAAGATTGTTGTCCATCGCGAAGTACAGTTTCAGTGATTTTTACAGTTTTTTTAGCCATAAAATAAACGCCTCCTAATATGATACACTTTAAAATTTAAGCCCAATTAAAAGATAGGGTTTAATATAGTATAGTATAAGTTTGCGATAATAAATTTAAATTATCATTAAATTCATATCACATATCCAGTATAGATATTTGAATATAGATTGTCAATGAAAAAAAGTGATTTTTTTAACATAATTTTTAGGCGTTTATTTATCAGTGAAATAATCATAGTTTTAATAAATAGTGGAAATTTTCATAATAATTACTGAAATATATTTGCAGCGAAAACACAGTTTCTTCCTTGATGCTTAGCTTTATATAATGCCTTGTCAGCAATGGAGATAATTTTTTCTGAATCAGGTGGTACAGAGAGAATTTTAGGATCATAGGTTGCGATACCGAAGCTTGCAGTTATTTTTGCCGTAAACGTACCGACTGTATCAGGAAAACAACTTCTCTCAATAATTTGACGCAGGTTCTCGGCGATTTTTATAGCATCTTCTAATGTGCTTTCAGGTAGAATAATGCTAAATTCTTCACCACCATAGCGTGCGGGAAAATCAATCGGGCGGATATTTTGGCGAAGAATTTGACCGATTTGTGCAAGTAGTTTATCACCACTAATATGTCCAAAAGTATCATTATATATTTTAAATTTATCAAGATCTAGAATGATTAAGCTTACCGGATGATCAAGTGCTGTTGCGCGTTTGAGTTCTGTTTTTAAAAACATATCAAAACTGCGTCGATTTGCGATATTGGTTAGTCCGTCAGACAAAGCCATAGATTTAATTTCTTCATAGAGATGCAGATGTTTTTTTAGTTCTTGGTGTAAATCATGATTCGTGTTTTTTAATCTTTCATTTACCAAAATTGTGTATAATAATACACAACTCCAGATGAGTTGTGTAGAAATTGAAAATATAAATTCTTGATATTGTTCTATAAAAAGGAATAATAAACCTAAGAGAAGTTCAAAAATACTAATAGATAATACTATGACATGAAACCAATAGAAATGTTTGCTATGTTGTTTTAAAGAGTATTTCGTTGTAATACATAATGCAACCCCTAAAATAATATTGGTGATTAAAAAGATATGAATCATCCATAACAAATTGATCACTCCTCTCAGCAGTAATTTCTTTATTATAAAATATGCAGAAAAAATCAAAGTGGTGAGTGATATTATGTAAATAAAAAACAGTACCTAGTGATTATAGGTACTGTTTTTAGTAATGGATTATTCTTTACGCGGAAGGTTATTGGCTTTTTCGGGAATCGTCAGTGTTGTGAGTGCAGCGCATGCAAGTGGTATTATGGTCATTAATAAAGAAGAGGGTAGGCTGATATAATCAGCAAGTGCACCTGTAATTGCTGCACCAATACCACCTAGGCCAAAGGAAAGACCAAGCATCATACCGGATGCTACACCTGCATTATTAGGTAATAAATTTTGCGCCCAAACTAAAGAACTTGGCGCAGCTCCTTGTAAGCACGCGCCACAGAAAAAGAGTACAATCATAGACCACCAAGTAATTTCTGTATTTATTAGGAATAAATATGTTGGTACGATTCCTAATGTGAGTGAAGCCACAATTACTTTTTTATAGCCGATTTTATCATTTAGATAGCCGCCATATAATCCACCAAGAGCAGCACCAACTAGAAATATAGTAAGCATTGCACCTGCAAAGATCGTACTATATGCTTGAGAGACAAGTAAAACCGGCAAGAAT from Massilibacillus massiliensis carries:
- a CDS encoding aspartate kinase, whose amino-acid sequence is MGLIVKKFGGSSVGNIEKIMAVAKRIIDEKQPNDKIVMVVSAMGDTTDDLIALAKKINKEPYQYAREMDMLLTTGEQVSISLLTMAFKTLGQPAISLTGSLAGVKTNSVHTKGKITDIKPERVLAELDKGNIVVVAGFQGSDDAGDPVTLGRGGSDTSAVALAGALKADSCEIFTDVDGIYSADPRIVKDARKMKEITYHEMLEMARLGAGVMQPRSVEMGKYFNIPIHVRSTFTTQPGTFIREEYTMEDKEFTIRGVAHDNDVAKIAVLGVPNNPGIAHAIFSALADANVDVDMIVQSIRNIEKNVTDMVFTVAITDLPEAKKLVDKVAEDLNAIAVLIEEDVAKVSIVGAGMLGSPGIAARMFGALSKAGVNIEVISTSEISISCLIKNTKLQEAVNAIHEEFFPAK
- a CDS encoding aminotransferase class I/II-fold pyridoxal phosphate-dependent enzyme, which codes for MLTSIAASHSKGKFATDKIFGASGAAVKACEQYGKEKVVNATIGAIMDDNENLTCIPTVEKVLRGLPIQELIAYAPISGLPEYLQATINLAFADNKPEAYFNSVATAGGSGVIHHTIWNYSEIGDTVLTSDWYWGPYNVLCKEALRNLDTYQLFDENQNFNIKGFESKVNEILAKQSSIVIIINTPAHNPTGFSLTDEDWTKVLDVCKAQAKNPDKKITILVDIAYIDYAGEKNESRKFLRKFSNLPENILGILAFSMSKGYTMYGQRTGAMIGISSSKAIIEEFAAINQYTSRATWSNINRGAMRLLTTIDQDKTLLAQFEAERDVLYKMIRERASIFMEESKACGLNVLPYRAGFFISIPADDPDAVCEKLHDDLIFAVPLKMGVRIAVCAISAAKVKGMAEKTLKAMQYVANK
- a CDS encoding DUF47 domain-containing protein, coding for MFNFKHKDDEFFDLFVDSANYFNKGALLMNEVMRDYNKAESKMKEIIDLEHDADDINDRIIDKLNQTFITPIDREDIYALANGLDDGVDFLQGTIQRMVLYRTGEARDGAIELTQLLIESTDELVKAFTLLKNIKTNQHKILDHTRRIEKLESEGDRLYRKEVAHLFDSCVNPIEVIKWKEVLEYLENTLDHCEDISDLIRGVVMKYA
- a CDS encoding inorganic phosphate transporter, with product MLELQYLIFTVVALALLFDYINGFHDTANAIATSVSTRALPPKVAIMMAACLNFLGAMYSTGVAKTIGGDIVSSAQHVDEKVIIAALIGSIIWNLATWWFGIPSSSSHALVGGIVGAVLVSAGPIGLNFYGIFKIVLSLIFSPIIAIASGFVIMMLLYWIFGSFSPSTINNKFKRMQILSAAMMSFSHGSNDAQKAMGIITLALLSGGYVSSLEVPTWVKIAAATSMGCGTAAGGWKIIKTMGGKIFKLEPISGFAADLNSSIVVFSATLLHLPVSTTHVVSGSIMGVGSAKRISAVRWGVAQQMVVAWILTIPCTAAMGAIIYFFVKYIFG
- a CDS encoding nucleoside kinase codes for the protein MIKEEILVDVKNQKKIKCKKYITLQEISESFKESYETLVVAAKVDHVMKDLQNYLVEDSKVEFIDMSSEDGIKVYQRSVTFLMITAVHELFQDVEITVEHSLSRGLYCEVYLGRDLTQEDVYKIEVRMREIVKENRPIIKKFLPKDDVIELFNQSGQLERVELIASLNRETVSVYYCGDFYDYLYGPMVSETGVLTVFSLDFYKPGMIIRVPEAKNPFVVSAFQEQAKLAHIFAEAEKWSQILNCNYVAKLNAYHKEGNIGDIIRVSEALHEKKIAQIADFIAGHIEKVRLILIAGPSSSGKTTFAQRLGIQLRVNGIVPVSISLDDYFLDRIYTPRDAQGEYDFEALEALDLELFNEHLLRLLKGEAVEVPYYNFLTGKREYRGNILKLGKDQPVIVEGIHGLNEALTKGIPRENKYKIYISALTQLAIDGHNRVPTTDARLIRRMVRDHQFRGSNALKTIKQWPSVRNGEEKNIFPFQEDADIMFNSALIYELGVLKKYAKPLLEAVDQSLPEYAEAIRLLDFLEYFDDIVEENEIPTNSIIQEFIGNSCFF
- a CDS encoding AraC family transcriptional regulator, which translates into the protein MYNRYANNRSGYLNHDFRVFHLRDKKQQEFEFHYHDFKKIIFFLSGKVTYLIEGKSYILKPGDILLVDNHDIHKPLIDPSETYERIIIWANMHLIEAYRHKDCDIARCFQVAKEKKSNLIRLESSTARDKMKTVLTELETSLTTTEFGSNLLSKALFIQLMIYLNRMQLNHQAYNLDDAITYDKQIEKILNYINEHLAEDISITFLAEKFFLSRYYMMHKFKKATGYSLHNYVLQKRLIVTANLIKQGIPITKAATQCGFHDYSNFLRAFKKLFKKSPREWIS
- the dapF gene encoding diaminopimelate epimerase; amino-acid sequence: MKFYFSKWHGIGNDFIIVDGSKEQIEDYHKTALEVCDRHFGIGADGLVMILPSEIADFKMRIFNSDGSEAEMCGNATRCIARYLYEEKLTLKTKISIETKAGIIKPELIFKNGKFETVKVDMGEPILKAEDIPVSGFGKEEVIHKPLTILDKTYDITCVSMGNPHCVIFVEDINEIDLEKIGPMIETAQIFPRKINVEFVEVKNKDHLRMRVWERGAGITLACGTGSCATIVAAILNKKIEGRSAKIELDGGDLFVEWGVDQHVYLSGPAEEVFRGNYIK
- a CDS encoding pyruvate carboxylase subunit B, which translates into the protein MAKKTVKITETVLRDGQQSLTATRMRIEDMLPQLEALDEAGFYAIEAWGGATFDSCLRFLGEDPWERLDTLKKHLKTPISMLLRGQNILGYNHYADDVVDEFVKKAVEHGVSIIRVFDALNDVRNIKVAIEAGIKYKAHVQGTLVYTISPYHTNQTFVDLAKELEKMGVHSICIKDMSGLLKPYVAEDLVKSLKAAVKLPIELHTHYTSGFGSMTYMKAIEAGVDIIDCALSPFSLGTSQPCTETMIAALEGTEYDTGINRKALTPIAQHFLSVKNKVIGEFKLKNHFDVDPNVLDFQIPGGMLSNLYNQLKEQGMEDKYQDLLEEMPRVRADLGYPPLVTPSSQIVGSMATFNVMMGKRYAIVPREVKDLARGKYGKTPMPVADEVRELIIGDEKIIDYRPADDIEPQMEKLKAELAEKGYPNASTEDVLSYALFPEVALEFFKKHR
- a CDS encoding GGDEF domain-containing protein — translated: MIHIFLITNIILGVALCITTKYSLKQHSKHFYWFHVIVLSISIFELLLGLLFLFIEQYQEFIFSISTQLIWSCVLLYTILVNERLKNTNHDLHQELKKHLHLYEEIKSMALSDGLTNIANRRSFDMFLKTELKRATALDHPVSLIILDLDKFKIYNDTFGHISGDKLLAQIGQILRQNIRPIDFPARYGGEEFSIILPESTLEDAIKIAENLRQIIERSCFPDTVGTFTAKITASFGIATYDPKILSVPPDSEKIISIADKALYKAKHQGRNCVFAANIFQ